A section of the Delphinus delphis chromosome 1, mDelDel1.2, whole genome shotgun sequence genome encodes:
- the GNAT2 gene encoding guanine nucleotide-binding protein G(t) subunit alpha-2 has translation MGSGASAEDKELAKRSKELEKKLQEDADKEAKTVKLLLLGAGESGKSTIVKQMKIIHQDGYSPEECLEYKAIIYGNVLQSILAIIRAMPTLGIDFAEASCVDDGRQLNNLADSIEEGTMPPELVEVIKKLWKDSGVQACFDRAAEYQLNDSASYYLNQLDRITAPDYLPNEQDVLRSRVKTTGIIETKFSVKDLNFRMFDVGGQRSERKKWIHCFEGVTCIIFCAALSAYDMVLVEDDEVNRMHESLHLFNSICNHKFFAATSIVLFLNKKDLFEEKIKKVHLSICFPEYDGNNSYEDAGNYIKSQFLDLNMRKDVKEIYSHMTCATDTQNVKFVFDAVTDIIIKENLKDCGLF, from the exons ATGGGGAGTGGAGCCAGTGCTGAGGACAAAGAACTGGCCAAGAGGTCCAAAGAGCTAGAAAAGAAGCTGCAGGAGGATGCTGACAAGGAAGCCAAGACCGTCAAGCTGCTATTGCTGG GTGCTGGGGAGTCAGGAAAGAGCACTATCGTCAAACAGATGAA GATCATTCATCAGGATGGCTATTCACCAGAAGAATGCCTGGAGTACAAGGCCATCATCTACGGGAATGTGCTACAGTCCATCCTGGCTATCATCCGGGCCATGCCCACGCTGGGCATTGACTTTGCTGAAGCAAGCTGTGTG GATGATGGGCGACAGCTCAACAACCTGGCTGACTCCATTGAGGAGGGCACTATGCCTCCCGAGCTGGTGGAGGTCATCAAGAAGTTGTGGAAGGATAGTGGGGTGCAAGCCTGCTTTGACAGAGCTGCAGAGTACCAGCTCAATGACTCGGCATCCTA CTACCTGAATCAATTAGACCGAATTACAGCCCCTGACTACCTCCCTAATGAGCAAGATGTGCTACGATCCAGAGTCAAAACCACAGGCATCATTGAGACCAAGTTTTCTGTCAAAGACTTGAACTTCAG GATGTTTGATGTGGGAGGGCAGAGATCAGAGAGAAAGAAGTGGATCCACTGCTTTGAGGGAGTCACCTGCATCATTTTCTGTGCAGCCCTCAGTGCCTATGATATGGTGCTGGTGGAAGATGACGAAGTG AATCGTATGCATGAGTCACTGCACCTGTTCAACAGTATATGCAACCACAAGTTCTTTGCGGCTACTTCCATTGTCCTCTTTCTCAACAAGAAGGACCTCTTTGAGGAAAAAATCAAGAAAGTCCATCTCAGCATTTGTTTTCCAGAGTATGATG GGAACAACTCTTACGAGGATGCAGGGAATTATATCAAGAGTCAATTCCTTGACCTCAACATGAGAAAAGATGTCAAAGAAATCTACAGTCACATGACCTGTGCCACAGACACCCAGAATGTCAAATTTGTATTTGATGCAGTTACAGATATTATTATCAAAGAAAACCTCAAGGACTGTGGACTCTTCTAA